The genomic region GATGAtgtattcatttattttattattacagTAGTTCAAGCTGATCACATTATTCCTACAGGGAGGGACCAATGTCTAGAAGCAGGCATCGGGACAAGTCAACATGATCCCATAAGCAGCATATGAACAACAGAAAGCTGATGAGAAAGATTTCAATGGACCATCACACGGGGATTGCATCAAAAATAATACATGTATTAAATATGGATCTCATCAGAATAAatgttataataataataactacTAATTTAGAcgattaatattttttaatatacattatataataagaagtaattatatttctctCTCATCGCATAAATTTCACCTCTCACATTATAAGATTCACATTCAAAGCCCAATGTCATAGCTCCAAATTCATATAGATTCCAATAATAGCTATGTTTTTGAAGTAGTTGCAGGGTATATATATGGTAAAATAGTGGAACAATGATGATGACTATGAATGTTGCTCTTGCAGTGCAAGTTGAAAGCCTTGTTGCAATATATATTTCACTGTCAAAATgtgatatttttttgaatgttTCTCATTTCCAAGAAATTGATAGTGTGTTGAAATATTGGAAGCTTTATCTTGCTGATTGCCATATTTACCAAGTCTTAGAGAGTTGGGAGATGGCAACAGAAGAAGAGAGGGTGTGCAAATTGAAGAGAGATTGAATGATTCAGCCTTGTTTTCCCTTTTACAATATAAATGTCTCACCCTTGTTCCTGAGtcacattttcaattttctttcccCTTTTAATTTCAGTCCATGCCAAGTTATGGGACCAACATATAATCCCATATGCCAACTCATGAATTCaatgcatttttgcattacTTCCAAGGCAATTAGACACCAGAAAAATCCCATTCATgcatctttctctttctagctTTTGAAGTTGATTTCTCAAATTTGAACTGATCAAGATTCTAGAGCCCAAACTGAAATTTTGTATCTTATTGCCATGTCAAAGAAGGATCTATAAAACTCTGAAAAAGAGAAGATTTGGCAGAGCGCAAAGCTATCTGGGGGGGAAAGGGGACCATAACCCTGCTTATGGACATCagcataattttctttcaccTAAAGCCATATCCGTTGTGATCATGAGGAGCCACTAAAATCTGATTGAGCAAAATAATACAGATGACCACGTGTCACTATCAACATATAAATGCAAAAAGATTTTATGAAGTTGGTGTCATTGAATTTAGTACACTAAGACTATGAATTGCAGTTTGGACCACAAAATTCTATCAAAATACATGCATACATCTAAACTTATAAGGAACGACTTTTAGCAAGGATGGACCACTCTGAGAATTGTACGTTGCCAGCTAAACAAACAATGCTATCACTTGAAAGAAATATCGAGTGACTTGAATCTTGTTTGTAGGCTTTTTGTTTGGTCTATCCCACGGTGTTTGAAATCAGTTAAACATATACCTGATGTTGCATAATAGACGAAGTTAATTTAATGAGAAAATTAGCAGATCCATGTatctttgaatttcttttaattcaaCAATGATATTTCTCAAACATATGGTAAGGCAGAAGGGTTAGAAAAGGAGGCAAGTTGATGAATAGGGTTACAGCGACTGACAATTGATGCAAATTTGCTACGTTGCCAATAAAGAAAATGCAGTTGCCAATTAAAGCGTCTTTATAAATATGCCTCTCTTCAAGTGGAGCGTACTCTTTTTGCTCAACAAAATATCTCCAACAGTTCACTTTTTCCAATCCAGTTTCTACTTTTTTTGGCCAAACatagacatatatatatatatatatatacaagaacaatatttttttcatgattttttgtgaaaagtacaaaaaaatatttaaatatttaattcattgaTTAATGCATAAtctcttattttaaaaaataaaatttgatttttttttctaattaaaaaaatacaaaaaaaaaaggtgtaacccaatcaaaaataataaatgcagtgtttatccatttctgcAGAGAAAAAACGAGGTATACTGAGCAGataaaaaagttttcaaattgaCGAAGTCTATCTTGtgatataaaaaaagattagtagtataaataaaaacaagaaatatGAAAGGAAGCCGAAATTTCACATGTCCAGAGCCTTCAATTCAATGATTCTAACCCACTCTCTTTTAAAGAAAACGAAGACCCATTTTGTCAAATCTCATCTTCGTTTCCAGCCATTCATTGGACCTACATGAATTCACATTAATCAAATTCATTGCACatcattttcctttgtttAAAACAAAGACCCAAAAAAAGGCTCAATGCATTTGCCTCTGGGGCCCCTCTTTCACCgtttactatttaattttgtttttgccaATTCtaaatctcttttcttttttttctaaatttgttTTGCCCCAGGTCAACCCAACACCGATGACtctctcttcttccttttttgtattattttctttcttttggtgAGATACAACAATTTTGACTGTTGCTGAATGACCTCAAAGGTCGGCCTCCTTTGACCGCTGTTGTGCAATTTTGAGGCAGCTTCGTCCAAAGTTCAACTTGCTGGTGACTCTGTTCCAATTCTTGGGTTAACTCTCGTTTTAATttggagaaaagaaatttaattgCCAAGCTGAATTCATTATTGGTataatcaaacttaattaacCAGTTGATACTAATCCTTTTAATGGTTCTTATATATACGAGGCAAAATTCAGTGCACTCTATAGGTGAACGTGTGAAATTATAGAGAggaaatcaaaattatttgaaagcatcaatgattaaaaaaaaaaaagaaaaagaaagataatatTATTATCTTGTACATGAAtgtaaagtttaaaattttacaaacgAATTTAAATACATACAAGGTTTGaaattacataattttattatttatagtTATATCAATACATgacatatttaaatttaattgttgttatataaaataataattactttttgagATTTCAAATCTGGATTAACataaattatttgtaattattaaagaagtatatttcaatttttctcactttcactccttccttttcttctcttctcttaATAATTCAACCGGGATGGCTTATAAATCAATGAAAGTGAAGTGTAAAGATATGGAATAGAAATCAAAGCATCAGTCCtgtaaattcaaattagtcGTTAACCTGCTCTTATCGATGACAAATTAATCAACGGAATGACTAGTTTAAGCTATGCTTGATCAATTATTGGTGAGCTGTTCCCAAATTTCTAAATCccattgcaaaaattatatgaaagaAGTTGCTTTAATTATGGGTCATGTGGTGCTGCTTTTATCGCCCAAGAAAAAGTGATTAGACAGACAATAATCCCTAAGTTTTGTTACGTGTCAAAAATCTAATGGTTCATATAAAAGCTATCAAACAGTAACtactttcccttttttttttgggggtcTATTCTTGAGTGCATTCCAAAAGTAATTCCAGTAATCTAAAATCATGAATTACTTGACAGACATAACTTCTTTTTCGTTTGCACTAACAATGAAACAAactctcttttttcctttttatttccttaagTACTTTCTTATTTACAAAGGTTACGGATTTACGAATGAAATTTCAAGGTACAAGTTGACCGAAGCCATTGACAAtacctttttaattaattcaagTTGCCAATTCTAAGTTCTCTAATTCTCCTTAATTGGCCTTGATTAGTGcccaaaaaatgaaaaagagaccTTAATCTCCCCACAGCACCCCTAGTTTATTCTTATACCAAAAGCTAATCCACAGTCCAAACATCCTAAGCCAATTGCTAAATCATCTCTCCTTGATAAAGTATCATTagctttttcttgcttgtgaTATGCTAATCCAATGGGACAGGGCAACCCTTTCAACCCCTTGttttttaaatatcaaattggtttTTCATCAACAGATAATAAagccttaaaaaaaaaagaaaaggaggatGCAGCTGGATTTCCAAATTCCCAAGCCACCTTAGTTGGAAACCTTGGAGAATGCATGGCCTTTGAGACTAAATACAATTAACCAATATAGTAAAGGCACACACTTGTCCAACTTGTTCATTAACCATCAAACTGTCATTTGCCCCACcttgttttttctttgggTACAAACCCATTTCCCTACTCATTtaacaaactaagaaaatttaagataACACTTTGCTCAATAAATATTTCCATTAATCCAACTAATAAATAAGAGTAATGATGATGTAATTATGTTATGTAGTCGAGAGCAATCATGAAAAATGTTAACGTGCATTATCATAATCACAAGACtgatttcaatttcaaatatAGACCACAGATAATATTATAGACTAAATTAGACTAAATCGATCTTTAATTCAATGAACCAAAAAGGAAACGACTAGTAGAATATTGCATGCAGAATCCCCAAAATAATAACTTACACACCGCCCAGAATTCAATTGAATGTTAACCTAAACCACCATTAGGaatttctttatttcaaaGGCAAGtaaagttgaaaaatttaaagaaatgtGAAGATATGAAATGGGTAGTAGCCAGTTGCCGGGTGTTTGGTTGgacttaagaaagagagagaaaagaaaaacaggtTCTAAGGAAAGATACATTGCATGTAGCAGATGTTGTCAGTTAATGTATCTGcaacaaaagataaaaattaaaataataaaataaaatggaaaattctCAACACGACTCGAcatgtttattttttcttttctccaacCAAATAAATAGAACCCGTATGTTCTGTTTCAGCTAACACAATTaactctcttctttttttttccctcttctTTTTTGCAATCTTTTTTTTGCCCTACGTAGTGGGGTTTCAGAATTCTTTCTTCTAAACAAGTTCTGATgcattcaagttttcaagggTTATACTTGGTCTGCCTTTTTCTAGCGTTTTGTGCTGTTGGATTTTGCGTTTTGGGGTTGGAGGCTTCTCAGAAAGGTTTCTTCTTTGAGATTCAACCATGCCTGCTCTTGTTAATTACGGTGGTAagctcttttttcttttctgttttttttttttagtgggTGTGGGTTGGCGTTGAATTTATAGATCTGTTTACAATTCTTAGATTGATATTGTTTGAAATTCATATGAAGATCACTTGTTAGAATAGTCTATCTTGATTAGGATATGTGATAGATTTCTCTTGTTGGGTTTTTATGCTTGATCTTATAAGGCCCCCAAGtgagaatttgattttaagtcaTGGTTCTGTTTGTTTTAGTTAGGCTtagatttcttttcttttcttaaataaaggaaaagaatttggGAGATATTACTTGTATGAAATTTGTGTTGTAAGGATTGGATCCTTGAAATTTTACATCAAAGTTGGAAGCTTTTTccaaatgatttttaaactttGTATAATTGTTCtgggaaggaaaaaaattgttgTGTGAATATGTCTATTTTCTGCTAGCTCTTTTTGGAAATATTCTTTGGGTAGTTTTAGCTTATTGCAGATTTTGTTTATTGGAATTTCAGGTGATGATGATTTCTATTCTGGGGGTTCATTTTATACAAATTCCACAGACTTGGGTAGATTGTGTTCAATCAGTTCCCAAGTGGATGTGTACTGCCCTCCTCGTAAAAGAGCTCGTATTAGTGCCCCATTTCTCTTCGGAGAAACTGAGTTTGAGCAGAATAAGCAACCATCAATTGATGTTCTTCCTGAGGAATGCCTTTTTGAGATCTTCAAACGTCTTCCTGGGGGCAGAGAAAGGAGCTCCTGTGCTTGCGTCTCAAAGCATTGGCTTATGCTTCTGACCAGTATTCGTAAGAGTGAATATGAGTCATCAAAGGTGGTCAAGGAGAATACTGATTTGGTTTCTGAGGATGTTGAGATGATCTCATCTGATGAAGATGATGGGTATCTTACTAGGTGCTTGGAAGGGAAGAAAGCAACTGACATGAGACTTGCTGCAGTGGCTGTTGGAACAAGTGGTCATGGCGGGCTTGGAAAGCTTTCTATAAGGGGAAGCAGCTCCTCATGTGGAGTGACCAATTTCGGGCTATCTGCCATAGCTCGTGGGTGCCCTTCTCTCAAGGCACTGTCTTTGTGGAACATCCCTTGTGTTGGGGATGAAGGTCTGTCAGAGATAGCTAAAGAATGCCTTTTGTTGGAGAAGCTTGACCTTTGCCAGTGCCCCTCAGTTTCCAACAAGGGTTTGATCGCAATCGCAGTGAACTGCCCAAATTTGACCTCTTTGAGCATTGAATCTTGCCCAAAGATTGGTAACGAGGGCCTCCAAGCCATCGGAAAGCTGTGCCCCAAGCTGCAGTCCATCTCTATCAAGGACTGCCCACTTGTTGGGGATCATGGAGTTTCAAGCCTGTTGGCATCAGCATCTTCTGTCCTTTCAAAGGTTAAGCTTCAGGGATTGAACATCACAGATTTTTCTCTTGCTGTGATTGGGCACTATGGCAAGTCTGTGACAAATCTAATGCTCAGTGGTCTACTAAATGTGAGTGAGAAGGGATTTTGGGTCATGGGTAATGCTCAGGGTTTGCAAAAATTGGCATCTTTGATGATTACTTCTTGCTGGGGGGTAACAGATGTCAGTCTTGAAGCCATGGGAAAGGGATGCACAAACCTAAAGCAGATGTGCCTTCGCAGGTGTTGCTTTCTTTCTGATGATGGATTGGTGGCTTTTGCCAAGTCTGCAGGTTCTCTTGAGTGCCTGCAGTTGGAGGAGTGTAACAGGGTCACACAATCTGGGATTATTCGTGTCCTCTCAAACTGTGGATTAAAATCTCTTATGCTAGTAAAGTGCTTGGGAATTAAGGATATGTCCTTGGGAGCTCCTTTGTCCTCCACTTGCAATTCCCTTAAATCCTTGTCTGTAAGGAACTGCCCGGGATTTGGGACTGCCGGCTTGGCTATGGTGGGCAAACTGTGCCCTCAGCTTCAGCATGTAGATCTGAGTGGGCTCTATGGCATCACAGATGCAGGTCTTCTGCCTCTTCTTGAGAATTGTGAGGCAGGACTTGTGAAGGTGAACCTGAGCGGCTGCTTAAATTTGACTGATGAGGTAGTGTTGGCCTTGACCAGACTACATGGTGGAACCCTCAAGTTGCTCAATCTTGATGGTTGCAGGAGGATCACTGATACAAGTTTGGTGGCTGTTGCAGACAATTGTGTTTTTCTCAGCGATCTGGATGTATCAAGGTGTGCGATCACCGATTCTGGTGTTGCTGCCTTGTCTCATGCTGAGCAACTCAATTTGCAAGTCCTTTCTTTTTCAGGTTGTTCTGGAGTGTCAAACAAAAGCATGCCTTTCCTGAAAAAATTGGGCAAGACCTTGGTGGGGTTGAATCTCCAGCACTGCAATTCAATCAGCAGTCGAACTGTTGAGCTGCTTGTAGAGAGCTTGTGGAGATGTGACACCCTTTTCTAATTAAGGATAGAAGGCTGTTGAGCCAGATCTGAACAACTACACTTACGGCATAAAGATGGTAGAAATATCACACTCATATAGTCAGCTCACACGGGTAGCAACATTCAGAACAGTTTTTTGGTCCGACAAAGTGGTCACGCTGGTTGCTCTACGGCTTGGTGTTTTCCTGGGGACTTTGGCTGTTTTGCAGATGGCCTATCCATCCGTTTTTTGCTGGCTTTCTTGACATGGGAAAGCCTGTTGTAACTATCAAGCCCCCATTTAACCGGGGGGCAGTTTCATAGCCATGGTTCCTGGAGAACTCTGTCATCAAGTCATGGATTTAGATTTCCACTCATGATCATCAGAGCATTTGGTTCTATTTTGCTGGATGTGGTCTACTCAGTGTTTTAGCTTTTGTCATACATTTCTTTACGGGAGTGCTTGACTAagctttctttgttttcagTCCTATGAAGTCTGTTGTTTGGATCAGTCCATCTTAGTTTTAAGCGTCTGTTTTTCAAAGGTCTTCCGGTGTTTGAAACTCCTGTAGGGGTTCTTCTGTGTTTCCTTTTGTCGCGTCTTTATAGTTGTTGCTTTGAGCAGTTCTATGTTTGGGTGCCGCAGGTTGTGGGGCTGTGGCAAGGGCAGTGGATTCATCTGATCTGCCATAACAACCTTCTGtggttgtttttttattttttccacaAGTCCTAGTCTTGCAGGCTTTTCCTTGTGTATGAATTGAACTACTGCAACTACTCTGTTATTAGCAATAAAGCTTAATATTTCTTTGTATCTTATTTGTGCAAGGCTTGGCGTATGATTTAATGACTGTGGAACCATGCGGCAACTATGGAACAAATTAAGAGCTTGAACGTGCTGATGAACTGAATTTTCTTTAAACCATAGATGTGAGCTTCTctcatttgttttcaaaagcTAATGTTACAAACCAGCAATTTCGCCAAAGATTAATCACAGCTAAAGATTTTGGTGCTGCAAAGAAACATTCTGATTGTTCTGCATTAAGAAATATCTGCTTCTGCCCTCTTGaggtttcaaccaaataaacatTGTTAAACCGTGTCCATTACTCAGGCAATCCATTTGTTTAAGCAATATCCAGGCTTGGCCTTACTACTCCCTTGTCGGGGTTCAATTCCTCCCTACCTTGTCCAAACTATGTAGTGATAGGAATGTAGTTCCTTGGTTTTCATATAGTATACAACTGCAAGTGCACAAATGATTTTTGAGTTAATTAAGTGCCAGTATATGTATCTTTTTATTCGAATCAAAATCCAGCGGTAGTTGAGACTTCATTGGGAGTCGATTTGCTTTGAGATTTGAGATACATCCTGCTACCTACAAACAATCCATTATATCTATATATCTTTCACTCTCATGTGGACAGTTGGACAGTATAATATATACTTGTATATAGACTTCTTCCATATTTGTATATGTTCAATATTCTTTCGGTTACTAGTCTGAATTATACAAGACAAGTTCCATTTGGACAATTGTGATAGGATGACTGAAAGAAAGGTGGGgtagaaattaataaaagaggTGAAACAGTGACTCCCTTGAAAGTTCTAATATCTCCACTTCCCAGCAGCCGGTCCAAAGAAACATAATAAGAAATTCAATAAAACGTTTGTTGACTCTACTATTTAATAGTTGTGTGTTTTGACTCTTTGGGAGGTTGAACATTGATTGAGCTTGGAGGGGCAGACTGAGTCATAGGGGTATGGCAAAACGTGTCATCAATGAAAGGGAGAAAAAACAATTGTATGGTtgtatgtggtggagataatgGATGTAGTCTTCTCATAATTCCCATGTTGCTAGCTGGTGGCTGGATGCCGTCTGCCAGCATCAAGAGCGTGCTTGgaccaaaaaattaaagtagaagagtttttgtctttttgattaatttcttcctttgttgaaGCCACAGGAaatgaacaaagaaagaagtcagagagaaaaatggaaaattaagTCACGGGTATTTACTTATAATGTTCAATTGGATCTTCGAAGCAATCTTTTATcagtattatatatatactaaaaaacTGATATAACTGTTTTAAACCTTTGTTCTCGAGACTTGTAAACAGTATGATGAGCTCTCTCATCTGAAATTTGGCTCTTTTTTCGCCGGAAAGGAAGAAGTTTCGATCAAAACAGTACAAAAAATGCACCCAGAATAATCATTGCATGCActgtttaaaagaaaaaagtagaGTGAGACATTTAGGCACTTGCTTCTTACCAAAGATTTTTTTGTGCTTtggttaattaattttaatgcaTAAGCTACCTTATCAGTAGGAAacagagaaaagaaatatgTTACTGCTAGCTTTCCTCTTTAATAACGAGAGACAGCGAAAGAGGCAATGCATTAGAATGTAGAGCTAAATTAATGTTTATGGCACTAGAAGTAGAATAAATATCAGATACAACTTCACCATTGGACAGACAGAGGGAGagggagaagagagagagagagagagagagaggagagagCGGATTGCCATGGAAGAGCTTCCTAGTTTATAATATAAAGATTCTAATAGTAATAGGGCGAGGGCGATCGAGATTTCCACTGAAGTTCTATAATGTAAGCTACAGAGGGCTTTAATATAGTAACTAGCTAGTCTAAAACTATATATACATTAATCTTTGCTCAAGGTTGAAAGAACTTATCTCCACATTTGCATTTCCATGCCAGCAGATAATAGCTTTCGTCACCTTGATATGAAGAACTTCGACCATTTCTATGGTGGGGAGAAGCAACTAAAGCAGCCATGCATGGTCTGCAACTGAAGCACTTGTTGACACACTTGGGTGGCCTTGAACCCAGAACCATTTTCATCACTTGCTTGGAACTGTCATTAGCTGTTACAGATACTGACCCAACTGCCAAAAAAAATCCAGGAATAAACGTTACACCGAGTAAAACAAAATACAGAACCTTGcagtgtgtgtatatatatatcagcTTGAATAAGTTTTATGTTGTGCCCTTTTTTACCTGATTTAGAGGGGGAAAATGTGAGGTAAAAGATGAGCATAACACTGACTGTAATCTTTAGCTCAACTGGGTGGTTTCTGAATGAAGCCATCAGTCTTGTCTAGGagttaaaaagagaaaacacgAATTACTGCATAGAGTTTGGGGAGCTTGTTTGTTTGTCGAGAGGGGAATTCGGAAGATGTTATTGTTTGCAAAGAGGGATGATGGTTTGCCTGTAAAAGAGCAGCATCTCTTACACacacaaaagaagaaataaaatgcaTCTATCTCAGTATTTGGGGGGTCCCATAgaataactttaaaattttgtagtCTCTCCATCAAGAAATAGTTCCTCTTGTCTTCATGTTTCAGGGTGAATTGACTGAAGTTACATCTGCTTTCATCTTTTGCAAGCTGACTTGACTCCCCCTTTGCcaccttcctttttttttttgttttttttcaaattgttgCTACTAAACCCTCTATCTGAAGAATACAAAGAGAGGAAGTGCCAAAACCCCCTCTTTTTTGGTCATCATGCAAGGTGTGGCTCTACTTGCTTCGATGGTCACATTTGCTTCTGCTTTCATTGATCGATTGTTTAATTcatgttaaattttaaagcCGTACGTAGCATGTTCTGCTCTTTATCTATTTCTACTTTAATCTGCCACCGCCAGGCCCTAAGGGGCATGAAGATGGTAGGGAATAGCCCCTCCAACTCCGACCtattagttttttaatttataattacatTTAAAGGTGTGAATAGTTAAAACTTGGAAGCAATAAGAGATCTCATAattaaaacttgaaatttCTCTTAAGATATTGCCTATTCAAAttaggaaaagagaaagagaaatggTTTTTGAGATAgaataactttttctttttgtaaaatttaagcTTAATGAACTTTCATGtgtaaaaaaacaaaaaaaaatcgtAAACGGAACTTATAAGCTAAAGAAATTGTACTCAAGATTAATTAAAGTTTGGTTtgattaatgtttttattatttattatatacatatattattactgattatttttattttttactatttttataaataagtatTTAAACAAAACAGTCTATGCAAAGCTGAGGTTTTAGAACAACAAAGGGGATGCAAGAAGAATTATAGGCTGCAAATGTATGGATTATTGTGGAAAATTACATTGGATCAAAGGTATAGTCCAATTTATTTCACATTGGTTTTCGGGAAAGGATATGAACATACAACAAAGATATGACTCTTGCCACTGCCAACGCGACTTACTTGTCTTTTTAGGGAACAATATACTAATAAAGTAGACAACACCAAGTCCAAGTGACAaatacaaaatcaaatttggCTCCTTAGTCAATGACTGTGTTTTCCTTCCATACAGTCTGATGGTTTTAGATACAAGGTCTGGGAGTTTcgaaatataaatatattattgcTAAAATAAGAGATATTATCATCATATTGATTTGTTACAATTTTCTAAAAGCGAGAAAGACCTTGATTGCATTGTATTGAATGTAAGTTTTATATATGTACTACATATTTCTGTTCTTTAAAAAGTTGGATTCCTATTCTTCTCCTTGCCTTTTCATATTCAACCTACTCCTTCCCTAGTTTTTGTAGGTAAATTAGGGAAGAAACTTGAATACAAGTCTTGCTATCTCAGTCATTGTTTCcgatgatttatttattttatttttccttgcaGGTTAAATGCCAGAACGCCAGAAAAAGTCAGACGAGGCAcggattttccccaaatgctAAAGAACTCACAAA from Theobroma cacao cultivar B97-61/B2 chromosome 9, Criollo_cocoa_genome_V2, whole genome shotgun sequence harbors:
- the LOC18588771 gene encoding EIN3-binding F-box protein 1, translated to MPALVNYGGDDDFYSGGSFYTNSTDLGRLCSISSQVDVYCPPRKRARISAPFLFGETEFEQNKQPSIDVLPEECLFEIFKRLPGGRERSSCACVSKHWLMLLTSIRKSEYESSKVVKENTDLVSEDVEMISSDEDDGYLTRCLEGKKATDMRLAAVAVGTSGHGGLGKLSIRGSSSSCGVTNFGLSAIARGCPSLKALSLWNIPCVGDEGLSEIAKECLLLEKLDLCQCPSVSNKGLIAIAVNCPNLTSLSIESCPKIGNEGLQAIGKLCPKLQSISIKDCPLVGDHGVSSLLASASSVLSKVKLQGLNITDFSLAVIGHYGKSVTNLMLSGLLNVSEKGFWVMGNAQGLQKLASLMITSCWGVTDVSLEAMGKGCTNLKQMCLRRCCFLSDDGLVAFAKSAGSLECLQLEECNRVTQSGIIRVLSNCGLKSLMLVKCLGIKDMSLGAPLSSTCNSLKSLSVRNCPGFGTAGLAMVGKLCPQLQHVDLSGLYGITDAGLLPLLENCEAGLVKVNLSGCLNLTDEVVLALTRLHGGTLKLLNLDGCRRITDTSLVAVADNCVFLSDLDVSRCAITDSGVAALSHAEQLNLQVLSFSGCSGVSNKSMPFLKKLGKTLVGLNLQHCNSISSRTVELLVESLWRCDTLF
- the LOC18588773 gene encoding EPIDERMAL PATTERNING FACTOR-like protein 8 produces the protein MASFRNHPVELKITVSVMLIFYLTFSPSKSVGSVSVTANDSSKQVMKMVLGSRPPKCVNKCFSCRPCMAALVASPHHRNGRSSSYQGDESYYLLAWKCKCGDKFFQP